A window of the Alnus glutinosa chromosome 4, dhAlnGlut1.1, whole genome shotgun sequence genome harbors these coding sequences:
- the LOC133866451 gene encoding NAC domain-containing protein 92 — protein MEESLPPGFRFHPTDEELITYYLTRKVTDVGFQTKAMAVVDLNKCEPWDLPGKASMGEKEWYFFSLRDRKYPTGLRTNRATEAGYWKTTGKDKEIFRAGVLVGMKKTLVFYKGRAPRGEKSNWVMHEYRLESNHPFKSTKEEWVVCRIFQKSAVKKPQQAPSSQPCLDHESPCDTNSIANEFGDIELPNLNSIANSSTGFCNIISPQGYNSDINNKVNMNNMNLNMNWGAPSLSWPSSLLSSGLSVNSLLLKALQLRSYQPREATSTDYSYMPQGFSHFGNDLTANLQPSSSKVLESAQQQQAEQPFNMDSIW, from the exons ATGGAGGAAAGCCTCCCTCCTGGGTTCAGATTCCATCCCACTGATGAAGAACTCATTACGTATTATCTGACTCGCAAGGTTACAGATGTTGGTTTCCAAACCAAAGCCATGGCAGTTGTTGATCTCAACAAGTGTGAACCTTGGGACCTCCCAG GCAAGGCTTCCATGGGAGAAAAAGAATGGTATTTTTTCAGCTTGAGAGACCGAAAATACCCAACAGGACTTCGGACCAATCGAGCCACTGAAGCAGGCTATTGGAAAACCACAGGGAAGGACAAGGAAATATTTCGCGCTGGAGTCCTTGTTGGTATGAAGAAAACCCTAGTATTTTACAAGGGAAGAGCTCCTAGGGGTGAGAAAAGCAACTGGGTTATGCATGAATACAGGCTAGAAAGCAATCATCCTTTCAAATCCACCAAG GAGGAATGGGTAGTCTGTAGAATCTTCCAAAAGAGCGCAGTGAAAAAACCACAACAGGCGCCATCCTCGCAGCCATGTCTTGATCATGAGTCTCCATGTGACACAAACTCAATAGCAAATGAATTCGGAGACATTGAATTACCAAATTTAAACAGCATTGCAAATTCATCCACCGGGTTCTGTAATATTATATCACCACAAGGTTACAACAGTGATATTAATAACAAAGTTAACATGAACAACATGAACTTGAACATGAATTGGGGAGCTCCATCACTCTCATGGCCTTCTAGTTTGCTAAGCTCTGGTCTTTCAGTGAATTCCCTACTTCTCAAGGCATTACAGCTGAGAAGTTATCAGCCAAGAGAAGCTACAAGTACAGACTACTCGTACATGCCACAAGGGTTTTCTCATTTTGGAAATGATTTAACGGCAAATTTGCAACCATCTTCCTCTAAAGTATTAGAATCTGCACAACAGCAACAGGCGGAGCAACCATTCAATATGGACTCCATTTGGTGA